Proteins from a genomic interval of Malassezia vespertilionis chromosome 9, complete sequence:
- the HOS2 gene encoding histone deacetylase (EggNog:ENOG503NWW7; COG:B) encodes MLHDASSLEADVTCKPSFPLAHCVCPFGWGKAMVVLEYDASKFAKQPEMPTFSSAPFFFDRSKINSDGAPDLHSGSLFADAKHTQPHSNPNVSYYYPAGVSDYHYGERHPMKPARLALTNRLVHGYGLHKYMDVYSPRWATKEELEMFHDSDYVDFLKNVTPTMPLDSTFTKFNFADDCPVFDGMYDFCRSYSGASLAAVRRLAAGTTDIAINWTGGLHHAKKAEASGFCYINDIVLAILELLRTFPRVLYIDIDIHHGDGVQEAFYTSNRVMTVSFHKYGNDFFPCTGDISEIGVDLGKHFCLNVPLQDGIDDSAYVSLFKSVIEPCIFTFRPGAIVLQCGADSLGLDRLGCFNLSIAAHGECVAFTKAFGIPLLVLGGGGYTIRNVARCWTYETSVLTGTQIPDDLPHTPYDAFFAPSHRLHEPLLARVENQNARANLERIRVQVREQLRYLHGAPSVQMQELPPDLAGGWVDEPVKEED; translated from the coding sequence atgctgcacgacgcgtCAAGCTTAGAAGCGGATGTCACGTGCAAGCCGTCGTTCCCTCTTGCGCACTGCGTTTGTCCTTTCGGCTGGGGCAAGGCCATGGTCGTGTTGGAGTATGACGCATCCAAGTTTGCCAAGCAACCAGAGATGCCCACATTCTCCAGTGCGCCATTTTTCTTCGACCGCAGCAAAATCAATTCCGACGGTGCGCCAGATTTACATTCCGGCTCCTTGTTCGCGGACGCAAAACATACACAGCCGCACTCGAACCCGAATGTATCCTACTATTACCCAGCTGGTGTATCTGACTACCATTACGGCGAGCGCCACCCAATGAAACCCGCACGGCTTGCATTGACGAACCGCTTGGTCCATGGCTACGGCCTGCACAAGTACATGGATGTATACTCGCCTCGGTGGGCGACAAAAGAGGAACTGGAGATGTTCCATGATAGCGATTATGTCGACTTTCTCAAGAACGTGACACCAACAATGCCGCTTGATTCCACCTTTACCAAATTTAATTTTGCCGACGACTGCCCTGTATTTGACGGCATGTACGACTTTTGCCGTTCTTAttccggcgcatcgctcgctgCAGTACGGCGGCTGGCTGCGGGCACGACAGACATTGCGATCAATTGGACGGGTGGGCTGCATCACGCAAAGAAGGCGGAAGCGAGTGGGTTCTGCTACATTAATGACATTGTGCTCGCGATTCTAGAGCTCTTGCGCACGTTTCCCCGCGTCCTTTACATTGACATTGATATACACCACGGCGACGGTGTCCAGGAGGCATTCTACACGTCCAACCGTGTCATGACTGTGTCTTTTCACAAGTACGGGAATGATTTTTTCCCATGCACGGGCGACATTAGCGAGATTGGGGTGGACCTCGGCAAGCATTTCTGCTTGAATGTGCCGCTCCAGGACGGAATCGACGACAGTGCATATGTGTCGTTATTCAAGAGCGTCATCGAGCCGTGCATCTTCACATTCAGGCCAGGCGCGATCGtgctgcagtgcggcgcagactCGCTGGGCTTGGATCGTCTCGGTTGCTTTAATCTGAGtattgcagcgcacggcgagtGTGTTGCGTTCACCAAGGCGTTTGGCATTCCTCTCCTGGTGCTGGGTGGGGGTGGATACACAATTCGGAACGTGGCACGGTGCTGGACATATGAGACTTCAGTGCTTACAGGGACGCAGATCCCCGACGACTTGCCGCATACGCCGTACGACGCATTTTTCGCCCCGTCACACCGCCTTCACGAGCCGTTACTTGCGCGTGTAGAGAAccaaaatgcgcgcgcaaatctGGAGCGGATTCGTGTCCAGGTCCGCGAACAGCTCCGATACCTTCACGGCGCGCCCAGTGTGCAAATGCAAGAATTGCCGCCCGATCTGGCCGGCGGATGGGTCGATGAGCCAGTAAAAGAGGAAGACTGA
- a CDS encoding uncharacterized protein (EggNog:ENOG503NY8A; TransMembrane:1 (n7-15c20/21o456-478i); SECRETED:SignalP(1-20); COG:S), translating to MLGYANAVIFVALALSSVSANYIRTVPSGEFTKRSLHHGMHRRAGASNAAEFAKIQDPAQQCSYYDIPELTKMLKSHQFPKVSHIASIPEGDTQAQQVWQDIQNSGIIPKEVKVKGHTDGKGHSAIDLAGYDGSADPDCWWSASTCKKPKHANIPSDVYTCKEPNTWGLTFDDGPNCSHNAFYDFLQKENLKATLFYIGTNIVTWPLQAQRGLVDGHDICGHTWAHRAMTTLSDEQVFAELYYTSKAIKHVTGVTTSCWRPPYGDVDDRVRAIAAGLGLRTILWQDDTDDWNVQPEGDASVQKIDQNYEKIIGKADKESPIVLTHEINEYTMKEFQRMFPKVKAAYTNVVPLTACTNVTKPYVEDITYPDFGQLITGGKATGLPGGDSIQFDADQSAFKVVSFSQQENGFGHIGRSRTANNPETSSSSAPQSTPNSSFSDPPTNESDTKEGTKSGAATLSGALTFLAGLGSTALFAIWHTTL from the coding sequence ATGCTGGGCTACGCAAACGCTGTGATCTTCGTGGCATTGGCTCTTTCCAGCGTGTCTGCCAACTACATTCGTACAGTCCCATCTGGCGAGTTTACCAAACGATCGCTGCATCATGGcatgcatcgtcgcgcaggcgcttCGAATGCAGCTGAATTTGCCAAGATCCAGGACCCTGCACAGCAATGTAGCTACTACGACATACCGGAACTTACAAAAATGCTCAAGTCCCACCAGTTCCCAAAAGTAAGCCATATTGCTAGTATCCCTGAAGGCGACACTCAAGCTCAGCAAGTGTGGCAGGATATTCAGAACTCGGGCATCATCCCCAAGGAAGTGAAGGTAAAAGGGCACACAGATGGCAAGGGACACTCCGCCATTGACTTGGCTGGATACGATGGCTCTGCCGATCCAGACTGCTGGTGGTCCGCCTCGACATGCAAGAAGCCCAAACATGCCAACATCCCTTCGGATGTGTACACTTGCAAAGAACCAAATACGTGGGGACTAACCTTTGACGACGGGCCGAACTGCTCGCATAATGCTTTCTATGACTTTTTGCAGAAGGAGAATCTCAAGGCGACCTTGTTTTATATCGGTACCAACATCGTGACTTGGCCCCTTCAagcccagcgcggcctTGTGGATGGTCACGACATTTGCGGCCACACATGGGCTCATCGTGCTATGACAACCCTGAGCGATGAGCAAGTGTTTGCCGAGCTGTACTACACGTCCAAAGCGATCAAACATGTAACGGGTGTCACGACCTCTTGCTGGCGTCCTCCGTACGGCGACGTCGACGACCGTGTTCGTGCTATTGCTGCAGGTCTTGGTCTCCGCACAATTCTCTGGCAAGACGATACGGACGATTGGAATGTGCAGCCGGAGGGCGATGCGTCAGTGCAAAAAATTGACCAGAATTATGAAAAGATCATCGGCAAAGCTGACAAAGAGAGCCCCATTGTATTGACTCATGAGATTAACGAGTACACCATGAAAGAGTTCCAAAGGATGTTTCCTAAAGTGAAGGCTGCGTACACGAACGTTGTGCCTTTGACCGCTTGCACAAACGTCACAAAGCCATACGTGGAGGACATCACGTACCCCGACTTTGGTCAGCTTATTACTGGGGGCAAAGCGACTGGCCTGCCGGGCGGTGACTCGATCCAATTCGACGCAGATCAGTCTGCATTTAAGGTCGTTTCTTTCTCCCAGCAGGAGAATGGTTTTGGCCACATTGGCCGGTCGCGCACTGCTAATAACCCCGAGACGTCCAGCAGCTCTGCTCCCCAAAGCACGCCTAACAGCTCGTTCAGTGATCCCCCTACCAACGAGTCGGACACAAAGGAAGGGAccaaaagcggcgcagctaCACTCTCGGGTGCCTTGACTTTCCTTGCTGGCCTTGGCAGCACTGCCTTGTTTGCTATCTGGCACACCACTCTTTAG
- a CDS encoding uncharacterized protein (TransMembrane:1 (o318-338i)): protein MADTDTNSASLDDHPSSGGSNRSRLSLTEVFEKMLAEESEEMERHEQDERIRRERWIEGRLETASYSNRRSRVSLPSLEAEDSEHDAPADAGVASIPGTPERTMDRASGSTSPQYSPPARMKRFAESNYPMESTQYPIHTATRTLRAPNHSLSLPSDDFLQPAPVLLEAQPSETSRPKPQAPRARDERVRGTVHVETAPQGQVRMPEPELWNLVHLMKEVLRAPDVEETKHADDISLSHMLHTVESELNKKLAQKDGSFMTLPAELQLDQLNASDAEYAGRLNVIRQRLGKLALDMTQTITTEQVTEHGPRGEEFSRWYNLFFAALGLIGILALFRLAQYRAEYVFTYTYHDPLYAALWPTSWQVQALLHRNVHYNVPFATRSSFAVAELIAPLGGDVNP from the coding sequence ATGGCCGATACAGACACGAATAGTGCATCGCTTGATGACCACCCGTCGTCCGGTGGCTCGAACCGTTCGCGGCTGAGCCTCACTGAAGTGTTTGAAAAGATGCTTGCCGAAGAGTCGGAGGAAATGGAGCGCCATGAGCAGGATGAAAGGATCCGGCGAGAGCGCTGGATAGAAGGACGTCTGGAAACTGCGAGCTATAGCAATAGACGGTCCAGAGTCTCCCTTCCGTCGCTCGAAGCCGAGGATAgcgagcacgacgcaccAGCCGACGCCGGTGTTGCATCCATCCCCGGCACACCAGAGCGTACAATGGACAGAGCGAGTGGCTCTACATCGCCGCAATACTCTCCGCCGGCCCGCATGAAGCGCTTCGCGGAATCCAACTACCCTATGGAGTCGACGCAATACCCAATCCACACGGCGACAAGaacgttgcgcgcgccgaaccACTCGCTCAGTCTTCCCAGCGACGATTTTCTTCAGCCCGCCCCTGTATTGTTGGAAGCGCAGCCTAGCGAAACGTCGCGGCCCAAGCCCcaagctcctcgagcgcgcgacgagcgcgtaCGCGGTACAGTCCATGTAGAAACGGCACCGCAAGGTCAAGTGCGCATGCCGGAGCCCGAGCTATGGAACTTGGTCCATTTAATGAAAGAGGTACTTCGAGCACCAGATGTGGAAGAGACTAAGCATGCAGACGATATATCTCTGAGCCACATGCTGCACACAGTCGAGTCCGAGCTGAACAAGAAACTGGCGCAAAAAGATGGCTCTTTTATGACACTCCCTGCAGAGCTGCAGCTTGATCAACTGAACgcgagcgatgcagagTATGCGGGTCGTCTCAATGTGATCCGCCAGCGTCTTGGCAAGCTTGCCTTGGATATGACACAAACCATCACGACAGAACAAGTGACTGAGCATGGCCCCCGCGGAGAAGAATTCTCGCGCTGGTATAACCTGTTTTTTGCCGCCCTGGGCTTGATTGGCATACTCGCCCTTTTCCGGCTTGCGCAGTACCGCGCTGAGTACGTGTTTACGTACACGTATCACGACCCATTGTACGCGGCGTTGTGGCCAACGTCGTGGCAAGTACAGGCTCTGTTGCATCGGAACGTGCATTACAACGTTCCGTTTGCGACGCGTTCCAGCTTTGCGGTCGCTGAGCTGATTGCTCCCCTCGGTGGAGACGTAAATCCATAG